The sequence below is a genomic window from Lolium perenne isolate Kyuss_39 chromosome 7, Kyuss_2.0, whole genome shotgun sequence.
ttgatcacaaaactacttctagttttattaaatcttttcaagatatttcttcaaagaaaacaaagaactgaaatgggttttgtttttcatcccatttctaccaagtactgattcctgaaacattactttctattctgttttctttttaacaaaaagcttgtttatggtacttataccattccttgttttcctcttgcttattctacatttgagaaaaactctactttacttgagaaagtaagtagaacatttttaACTCCTATGATCCAACTAGctttctctcaacattttcaaattccattccacttgagttcgttCCCAATTGTccatagacaattgaggtgtttcaaatgcTTTTCAAATGAATTCTAtttcaaatggcaactcttgcacgtcttgtgtacatctctgatctaccccataatgttccttcatcctccaattcttgatcaaatggatgatcatttgatactttcaaaccactcccaattgacctctcatttgtagagcattttatattcttttccatcatcaccttggccTCTTGAATTGAAGATTTATGCCACCATATTTATCCTTGTGAGAATATGGTTACTTCACCCACCATCTCTCTTAAccttgctctaccattgtctaAAACACCATCACCACCCATCTACCTTgtcatgctcatgcattgttgcatgtggtcaaccccaatcttttcaattttgaattcaaatgagaacttttattcatcaactataccttgggaactatcatcatcataagttggtctcaaccaaagtggtggagattattctcatggcacatggCACAGGCCACCCTCATACTCCTTTCTATCTTTATGTATTTACTCCTAATCTTATCATCATCAAAATCACTCATTGacattacctcctcaacatcatgccttgatctatttacatggatgttgtgcatctctctctctttgttcaatttttttttggcaagaatggagccggccaatttGTGTATGCATTCAAATTTCAGCTAGCTCTCCCTCctcactttcttcctccacaagcctTGCCCTCCCACCTAACCAAAtcattaaatgggcagccacccaccatagccaatcaaaaaggaggcagccaaccaTCCTCCCTCTATAAAAGAGGCTTGGCCAGCCACCTCctctcctttgcttctcatttttggCTCCCCACTCCTTCCTCCACTCTCTCCTATCCTTCTACTACCTCTTCACCACGAAATGCTGCTTCCCCaaagctccatggccggccatggccatggaaagctcaccaagatgcagctccctcctccctcaagctccccctcaccatgagagcatctctctcactctcttctcccctaaccctagctgaatccctctctatttctcctttctcctctcaaaagattggatcttgatgcaggtgcatgttggtccaagcatggagaagcttgagctatcctcagatctgaagttcttgagcaaagttcgtcaaaatccctgcagtaatttctgctatcttgttgtttcagattctggtgtgattttgtaaaatccgccaaaactCATGTaccgatccaaatcgagtgattcaaagttccacagatagatATTGAAAAGATGTACAACTTGGCGTTGCTCTCATCCTCAAAATCGTTACGGATTTTCctcggtaaataaagttctgtaaacatgcagaatcactgtttgttagatttgttccattttacaaaacctttttgagcaaactcaactgtgggtgaaatcccttttcaataccttcattttggcgttggtttcactccGAATGatctcctgaaactgaaatggttcacagatcaaaatctggtcagatctgaatttgtcgaattaaaccaaaagctgggaaatgaatttttgaatgaaacaaattgggtaagaaccacctattcaatacctttcagatgcagctgacctcatatttttatgagttatgtacgatttttggtgaattaaacttgttctatatggtctgcagacatggctgttagcttttaaatcaccaaaaatccatctttgaacctaattgagtgattccaattctgtagaaCTActaaatgttttcttaatcatctcaaacaagtttcaaacatttatctgttaTGTAAATCCCGAGATAAAGCAAATGGTAAAGACATGTAGTaaccttgtcaatccatttgtgagagtttcagaaacaagttgaacccaaatccaattgtgtatgcatctctgtttaaatatctttcaaatgccagtggtctcTTATTTTTAGGAATTTTTTACGATTTATCGCTTACAGATCTTATTTTccatacagtcagattcaaagaaattcctaaaattgtaggtttaatatttttgggtgaatccaattgggttagtcttgtattagtactggccatctaggaaaaatattattagtctctgttcatgcatatttgttactgttagtagtgaatatgtgtgacatgcattgttgaagcaaatttTTTTGGTTTATTTGAAAACTTTAACCACCTCTTCGTATTAAAATTggtcaacctttgttttatgcttgcaaaacaaaacctctgcaacttaacattagccCTATTTTTTTGCTTAAGTTTCcaaatgatgtggtatatggtttgcttcctattttggatgttgtgttatgtgagcaaactaaattaggaaaactgatttctgtctttccaaaaatgtttcaaattataATAGGAATGTTTGTGATGCCGAACTAATgtacttgtcctctttatgatgttttctatcaggggatacttagtttgtgccatggtgataccgagagaggcaattgctaagttgtgatactctcatacctttactaggtaaataaaatgggttctcttaaagttgttttgtggtatccctaagtccttagtatgttattatttggctgcatggttagttgtggattgttgcatgtttgttttgttggtgcaaagtgattgattgtgttccttttatattttccgacgatagatgcgaacaattccggagaagaagaagaagtggaatcggacaaggattttatttatgttgttgggattcttatattgatggagttgaagaagtccagggacaaataagccaatgcaagccatctttgatctctgatttggtgtctagttggGTGTCATTTGTTGATCCCCAAAGCACCTTGattctatgtgtgttgttctctctatatttgttgtctatgtatggttgctagtggagtactccctagtggtgatactccactattgtccttGTGATCTTGGGATGCATGGCATCATGGTCATGCTATTCCACTTagttatcttgtatgctcaacatGAGCATGTTTCATTCCAAGATAGtgacttacaccacacccactCCCTTGTTGTATAAAGGTATCAATGtaatgatcttggtgtattctcaacttgagaggagtatgccgtgtaccccattggagagtatgttggataaTGATGCTTCATTATCTAAGTTTGATTATTAGCCCCTCAAATCTGAGAATACATTTCTCCTTGTGTTTTcttaatacatgcttaccttaagcaagtatgatccacaccATTACCCCCTTTTTACACCCTTtatggcgtgatgactctcatctcgacCATAGTGCCAtgctagttcaactcatgaaactataggttgggaacccctcaaggcttaccttgttgtaaatgttttatgaaaaccttgggtaagttaactctaccCGAGAGAAGGTTTTTGGAAGAGCAAATGTTTGAACAAGGTTGTTCGGGGGAATAtaccttgggtaagttaactctaccCAAGTTTATGGTTTTGGAAAAGAAAATGTTTTGAACAGGGTTGTTCGGAGAAATATGGTGGTTTGCTGGTAAACAAAGGAAGTGTGGGTGAAATGTTTttcaaaggagcactgcgtataagtgttcgccgtcccaactttttttcgcgcaaccacactaccctggtgtgggacggggcttagcccgtagtttgttgaagctggcatgGGACACCTCACAACTTTCTATAGGGGTGGATATGGCCCCtgaagccgggttgcgctctgaaggaggcaatacactgtagttgtctatagctggacgattactgagggtcttccgtCGTGgcaccggagatacgctcaaaaaggaggtatgctgccggggtgccgggtagggttaagcccgcagggaaggactcatgtcagtggagataagtgaaaggttatgtccgggtatccgtcgtggcatatgtcgttatgcggggatgatgcccacacgataggtatccggatagttgtggggaaagtgtgcaaactctgcagagttaaatctattcgaatagccgcgtccgcggtcatggacaagttgaaatggccatacttaacctgggcttgagttttgttttgataaatgctttgcaaagaaagtgttgtgttggatgtaccggaagggtacggaaaaagggcgtgtgtcgaccatatggagatggtcgtggaaaaataagaccaagtgGCGAACTTTTTCCtaatgtttcatgtagaggaactcttcttcaataaagatatagagatgtcatacgacttccctagtatccccatcacctgagatggcggtatgctaactcttcttcaataaagatatagatatgtcatagctatcttttgaagtatcttcttcaataaagatatagagatgtcatagtaccactttagtgtctccatcaattgcgatgtcgggatgctatatccacaagagaaactatttctctttcacatgctatatccacaagagaaaataTTTCTctctcacatgctatatccacaagagaaactaattctctgtaagccccaggagtaggaaaacccagagcgcgcaggtaagaggggtttatgtgcatgaggtcactacaaaggaccgtgaggtcgcctcgcattcccaagcatatgggtaggccaagcaacagctcgacacgcccatgcacacaacacccacctcaaaGGCTCACGGTAGGCTTTCCaggcctgagtgcttcaccttcctgtgcacttcacacatacacacactgtgcacaggatacaagggtagaatacagcttgaatatcacaacatgactatgtatgacacaaaagatggaaataaggttcatatatatagcaacgctctaatgagcaagatccaaatgacactcaacggggaaacatatcccatcagtacatcatacataagatagccaaatagtctgggtacagacaagaaccaaatgggactaagagtcctgaagataatcaagcggtgttcccataaccaacaagccacaggctgctgccttaggaacgatcctgctacgcaacgaagtcgtcgtccgtgaactcgacaaagtagccacctgcgtactgctcatcatctgtcgtacctgtttgtcgaaaagcgtgtgccggaaaaagaggaagaaaaacgagggtaagtaccgttggcacgtacttgtgagacaagaccagctatgcttgctggtgggcggtgtaaacttcgcccggctatatgtggagtttagcggcagcaaagcactatccaatagagacacgctacaacatccgtctaatagagaaggtgagagagcgcatattcTAGCAGTTTTATACTCTGCAATCAAACCCTGCCATTGCAatcccccttagccaagaggtactaacaaggcactcacacagttgacaattttatatccattccattataatagggctaacttactacgcaagcaattagcaagttattagcgacaactttaggtgtaagttgttctatgatcgagttaaacagctccaagtcgtccataaccgcggacacggctttccgaaaagatttaaccctgcaggggtgcaccaatgttaccatacacgcatgctcgaacccgcatagcaagtgcggagtctcacaacaagaccgttcccaaatcaacaagaatgcctaggggggccacccgactaagctacccgaaacgaagttcggccgtactccgatgcggactcagggtttgcgttaacggctaggcgtgcgaaccacacgcttcgctaaacgttccgcggggtacagtacagaagtaaacacccgaaggcaacagtaataaacacccgaaggcaacagtaataaacacccgaaggcaacagtaagtaaagcatggcatacatggcataggcaaataaaaccaaggttgtggcccccttttcaacagacttgagaaatggtaatgggtgatgggaggtcccgataaaacctcccacgagtggttagcgcgctcagtcttagaaacagataacaagaactcgggtcctaggggacattagcaagtcaaagttccgatgctttcgcaaaggggctcacagatgcctctgcaatattataacccttagcaattttagttgtagcaaaattatccacttcattttcgaaaaggtagtacatgtgtcaacatcccaacaagatatcccgaacatttagagatatcaacaaaaaccctaaactcgcctacgactcgcaaagctggcaaacaaaaaacaaaaggtagggcgaggaggtgtatctcggacatataggtaacatgtggataggacacgtgacacaacagaatcgcaacataaggatagcaatagatcaaaagagcatgtaaaagtaaaataggtgaaggggtgggctcgcctgtcagatcagaggtagaagcaccgacacgatcctccagggggaactcgtactcctgctcgtactgctctgtgtcggcgtctactcgagaagaaccaaatagcacatacaaggaagatatagcacaaatcaatacaagtGCAATGCGCATATGATGCACgatgacatggcaagatgatTGGTGCAaggcaaaattaagtggggtgctcataattcacatgaaatgataaacacCCTCACATATAGTTTTTGTTCACGTTGCATATTTAATTtggacaattcagagatgatgccaATGTTGCATGAGAATGCAAGATTTGAAATCCTCTTACTTTTCTGATGAAAATGGATATATAATTTGCACAATTTGGATTTATATAAAGAGAGATATGAATTATGCAAGTTTTAGGCATTTTAAACCCAATTAAAAATGTTGTCCAATTTTAGTTGTTCAAAAGTTGAAACAAATCTTATATTTGAAGACTTCACAGGAAACTGAGCAAAATGGATACAAACTTAAAAAAATAAACTGTTGATGAAAAAGCAGTTTGCAAAAGGAAAATGATTCTATTCCCCCGGGGGACGCGCGCGTCGCAACCTCCTGATGGAGCGTCGTCCGATGGACTTCCATCGTCGGGCTGATATTGCGCCACGTCACCCACTCGCGGATAGGGCGTTACTTCTATCCCGCATTTGCTGCATCCCACCCACCACCTGGTCGAGACGGCGTGGGGGCTCGTGGGTTTCGTGGTGGAGAGGTTGGCGACGGCGGAGCGAATCCGCGCACCGCCGACGGTTCCTGccaccggagaagacgacgcgctcCTCCGCTTCCTCCGGTGAGTTGGCTACCTCTTCCCCGTCTAGGACTTCCTCCTCTGCTGCTCTTCCCCCAACCCTAGGATTTTTTCCGCTGCCTAGAACTCCGCGGTGGCGTTGCAAATCCGCGCACCGCCGATGATTTGCTTTGATGTGCGCCTCCAGTGTTGCTTCCCGCGCGATTAAAACACGATGCCTTCATTTTCGTCCAAGTAATTGTTTCGTACCCGTTGAATCCTCACTTTTCCCCTTCATTTTCTAGGTTTTCTTCAAGGGAATCTTCGCCGGCATTCGATTCGAGTCGTTCCGAGGAATTTCTGCCTCTGCAATCATGGCTGTAAGTTCGAGCTCGTTCTCGTGTGGATTTTATACTAGGATTTGTAGGCGTTTGTCATGTTGATTTTGTACCCTGTGAGCTACCCCTGTGTATTTCTAGGGGTGATATACGTTTCTATTGCTATCCTGTGTGCTTGCTATTGCTGCATAGGTTCATAAAATTAGCTATATTCTAATTATATTGCAAATCCTTTATATTTTTGCTACATTCTCTGTGATAATTGCTATCCAGCTTGCATGCAAATGTTCATGATTGCTACATTCTCTGTGATAATTGCTACGCCGGTGATGATTTTCTTGTATGCTTGTGCTTCATTTTTGTCTTttgctttatttagtttgctacaTAGGCCATTGTGTTTATAAGTTTTGTTTACCATCTATGTACATTATGTACATGAATTGCTGCGTTATCATTTTAAATgtttttcttttgattttttttgtgtTCTTCATTTTTAACAGGAAGATGGGATTGGTCATTGGGTTTCCAAGGATCGTTTTGCTGCAAAGCGTCTGCATGCTCTTGCTGCAGAGCTCGATGGTCCGAAGAGACGTATTATTGAAGAGCAGAGTGCATTTAGAGCATTGTTGAATGTATCTCCATTCAACATTCCTAATGCTCTAATAGACTTTGTTGCCTCTCATACTAGCCCTGGTTTGCGGGAGTTCAAGTTCCACAAGAAGAGGATAGTTTTCACAAAAGATATGGTGAGGAAAGTTTTTGGAATTCGATGCGGCGACAGACTTGTTGTTCAGAAGAAAGGTGAGCATCCTCAGCTGCGGCAGATATACATAGAAGAAGGACAATCAAGGCCTTTCATCCAGCATGCCGTTAAATTGCTCAAGGCTTGTGATGTTACGGATGACCTCACCATTATCAGAACATGGGATCTTCTATGTTTGGCTACGGTTATTGCCCCTGGTAGCGCAAATCTGATTAGCCTTGACTATTTGGACTGTATGTTGGACCCTCGGAGGACTCACGAGTTTGCATGGGATGAACACTTGCTTGAGTTAGCAATGCAGGAGGTTACAAAAATCAATAGCAAGACAGCAGAGGTAGTGGTACCAGGAAATGCTAGGAAAAATGAGTTTTGGATCACTGGACCGTTCGCCCTTCTAGCTGTACGTTGTTGAACTTACCCCATGCtctgttttgttttttgtttttttgctatttttcatgttttaatcttcgcTACCGTAACTGAATTTGTTTATgcttccatcctttctttgacagGTTGTCTACATGGATCACCTTGATTTTCCACCAAACCAACATATCATTAACTACTCAATTCCTAGAGTATGTTTTGTGACCAGTAGTGATTTCAAGTTTGTTGTCCAAAATGATGCTGATAGGAAGATCCTGAATAATAAGACTGTTTTTGGAAGGCGTCCGGTGAGTTACTCATAGCACCGCTTGGTTTTTTTGTAGTTTTTTCTATAAGATCCttattttcttctcttttttgttaTGTAGTTTCTTGAACTGTCAAACACTCCTTATGGAGTTGCTGCTTTTTCCAACCGTCATCATGTTGAGGAGCCTGTTGAGCAGCCTGTTGAAGAATCTGAAGTGAACCCGTCTGCCTCGCTCAATGAATGGCTTGTGTTTCCTACTAGTCAGGATCTTGAGGTATAGTACATGGTTTTCAGCCTTTTTCCTCTATTATTTTTCATGTAATTGTTGCATTTTTTATATTGTCTTGCTACTTTACATTTAACAATGTTGCTACTATAGTTACTGTTATGTGCTACCATGGTATCATCTGAAAACCCCCAGCTTCATTAGCATTTATGTAGCAAACCAATACTTTTTGCTAACATGTTTTATATTTTTTGCTACTTTATTTTAACAATGTTGCTACTACAGTTAATGGTATGTGCTACCATGTTTTCATCTCAAAATCCCCAGTTTTTATAATGAATGCAACAATTGCTCTTTTATACTGCTTCATTAGTATTTTATTAGCTGTATCACCTCCATTTTTTCTTCCTGATGTATGTGCTATGTATCTGTCGACAGGTTCCAGCTGCGTACAAGCATCTGTATGAGAAACACAGGTCTATTTATGGTCGTGATCTTGACACCACTCTCAAGAATTTTGGTGTTGGTTTGAAGCAAATGCATTCGCAGCGCATGGCAGCTTTGCTTATTGACATAGATGCAGCAAAGAAAGAAGGTGATGGTCCTAGTGTGCATTTCCCAAACGGAGGTGGAGTTGAAGATGAAAATATGGACGGTGCTGACAGACATGATGATGAAGGTACTTCCAATCATGATGATGAAGAAATCCCGGCAGCTGATTCTGAAGAAACAGACAATGACGAGTTTGTTGTCGAAGCAAGGGCTGCTGTCATGGACTCACGCACACTCGTCGTGGATATGCCGCAATCTGCTGTTCTGTTGGATTCTTCTACTGGTGGAGATGTTGCTGGTGAACAGGTTTCTGTTGACAGCCCTGTGATGTCACCTATAAACTCACCATTTGCTCGTATACCGGAGGGTATATCTGTAGAAGCTTGGAATAGAGCCCCTGACCCTCCATCAATGGATCTATTCTCTCAGGATCCAGATGAAGTTGTTGTGTCTGAAGATCAAATCACTATTCCTGCAGAAGAAATTACTCCGCCTGCTGATGTTCCTTCTGTAGTGAAGCTAGACGACAcatgtatgtttcttattttgtTGTATCTGTTCTTTATTTTTGTGTTGTAATTGTAGTTTTTTGATCGTCTAACTATCtgttctttttttattttttactaGCTTCTGAGCAGCCTAAAGTTATGGAGGCTACAACACCACCCATACCATCCAGGGATGCTGAAGATCACTTGGGCGAGAACGTGTCACCGCAACATCCTACAAACACAGGTCATTTTTGCCTAAGCAAGTTTTTTTCATCTTTCATTGCTCATGTTTACTAAGTTTTGAAAGTTTTATTAGGTGCAGATGTTTCAGTTATTAAGAGAGCTAGACTTGTTGCTGCCGATGGCAAACTAAGTCTGATTGCTGGTATTCCTTTAAATGTGGGCTCAACTGTTCTTGTGGCTGAAAGAAGCCCTTCTCCTTCTGGTATTCCTTGAGCTTAACACTCCATTTGCtgcattttcatttttttgttgctACATTATGTATACTGTTTTGGCTACTTTacataataattgttgctacattccTTCTTTGTTTAAATGTTGATCTTAGTACTCACTTGCTTTTCACAGCATAAAATGGTTTTGTCTGTGTTTTTACGTTTCAGATGTTGCTGCAGATGTTGTCACCAAAGATGCTAGTCTTTggtgctaaaactgttgaaaagaaaactaggtacaagAGGGCTGCCAAGGGTGAACTCTCACCTCCGAAGCTGAAGAAGATTAAGGTCTCTCAAGATGTTGTGCGTAAGTACGACAAATATGTTTCACATGGACAGAAattcaagaggaagaagaagaatgaagTGTCGTGAGTCCTCCGTGTCATTTTGTTTATTTTTTGCTGCATGGGTTTTGTGTTTCATCTTACCCTTTTTCCTTCATTTTTTGAAAATAAAAGTGTTTGTTGGTTTTCCATTGCTGCAGCAAAGAGTTTCTGAAGATTGGTCGATTCTTTTGCTCGTACAAGTCCTTCGTTGGAGCTCTTCATCCACGCCAATATTTGAGCAACGTTGTGATGGCAGTTTGGACAGAGAAGTTCAATCATCCAACAAAAGCAAGTGCTGAGAAGAATCCCCGAAATCACAAGAGATATGCTTTCTCTCCGTACTTTGCGGTGAGTAATTTATTGCATTTTTCTCTTCCAAGCTTGTCCCATGTTATCACTTGTTTCATCATCTTTTATTGTTTTCCAAACATACAGGAAAAGCTTGCTGTAGAAACCTCTACTTTTGACCCTGCCTCTGTCATGAAAGAGTTCAAAATTGCATGTAGCAAATTCAAAATTCTGAAAGATGACATGGTGAGTTTTCGTGTGTGTTCTTGTTTCTGTGAGCAATTTCAAGGTTTCTCATGCATGTATAACTTCTTCATTCTTAAATTATCTCTCTGTTTGTATGTAGCTTTACCTGCCCATTGTACAAGCCGATCACTGGATTGTATGCTGCATCAACTTGCTGTGCAAGCAATTTCACATTTTTGATTCAATGATGCCAGAGAATGGTGTGAGCACCTTAGCAAAAGCAGCAAACAACTTGGTAGCAATTTCCACCTTTTTTCTTAATGTTTTGCTTCAACTATTTTTGTCCTTACTATCCCATGCTGTTTGTTTTTTCCAAAGTTCTCCAACTTCGTCCGGACTGCAAACGAGTCCAAAGTTTCATGGGTTGACTTTGGGAAATTCAAGGAAATCACACCTGACCATCCACAAGACACTTTGTAAGTTTGCTTCTTTGTTTTTTGACAATTAAATGATACAGTCCATAATGTTTCTCTGCTTCCTTCctctttttactttgtttttcacCATTTTTTTTGGTTGATGCGAGTATGATTGTGGATTCTACAGCATTCTTTACATGGAGCACTTCAATGGGAAAGTCATGCCAAATTTCGAGAATGATGTAGTTCCAGATTTTCGAAGGTTGCTCGCAGCAAGCCTAATCGACAACAGGGATAACCAGAGTGATGATGTCGACGTGATAATGAACGAGGATTTGCAGCAGGGATAGTTTAGCTTTTTGTTCAAAACACATGGTGTTGCTGCCTTTTGTAACTGTAACCATGTACTGGAACATGGAGTAGAACTAGGCTTCTGGTGATGGTTCTATATGTTGGACCTGTTAGTTGAATGATCAGTTCTTTTTATGTTTTCTCAGTACAATCTACCAGATATAAGTTTAATGTTGGCTCTGGAATATGGATGATGTTTTGAGTTTAAGTATGACAAGTATTCTCATGTTTTATGGTCTTTTCCAGTATCATTCTCTTTTTACTTGCTACATAAGTTGATTTTGTTTGCTGTAAATACATAACCCACTTTGCTACCATGCTCATATATTTTTGCTGTCAATTTACCTGTGGTACATGCACTTCCGTCATTTTTAATTGTTGCTTCACACAACAAGTTTATCTCCCTGACAATGTAATAAACAAGTTTTGCTTCAAACCAAATGTTACCTAACCTTTATTTTTCAACATGCATGCTGCAAGCAATTAGGTTGAGCTTTTCCATTTTGTACTATGATGCAAACACGATGATACAATAAAATGCTTCAATGCTTGAACCATCAAGAAGTTGTCAATTCAAATGATCCCTTTTGTGTCCCCAGTATGACAAATATAGTATGTTCCTGACTGGAATTAATTTGTTGCTGCAAACTCATATCTATTATGTTGTTTTCACAAGCTAAAAGTGCTGCATCTGCATATGTTTGTTGCTGCAATTTTTGTCCAGTATCATTTTACACTATCCAGGttacaaaataaatataagacAGCCTGGGGTAGAAAATCAACGATGTAGCATCTGTAACATTTTATCAACATTTGTTACTTTGTATACTATAATTGTAAGCATCTGTAACATATCTCAACATTTTTCAGAATTAAATGTATAATTCCTCGCTGAAGCAATCTATAACGTCAAATCTGCTCCCGCTTGCATTGCATCTTCTCTAGCCAAAGCAATTTTCATGTACTTGCAGTCCTTTACAGATATGTGATCTTCATCACCACAGAATGGGCACTTCTTCTTCCTGTACTTCCTCTTTGGGTTTGGCTCTTTTGGTGTTTTAGGTTCACTttgcttcttccttctcttctcATTTGCCTCATCCCGCAGCTCGACCAATGTCTTCCTCCGCTTTTCTGTTATCTTTGGGCGACCTTTTGGCTTCGTACGTGGAGGATTCTTCACCTGGTGACTTGCAGTACCATCTACTGTTGTTGTTTGTT
It includes:
- the LOC127303841 gene encoding uncharacterized protein; protein product: MAEDGIGHWVSKDRFAAKRLHALAAELDGPKRRIIEEQSAFRALLNVSPFNIPNALIDFVASHTSPGLREFKFHKKRIVFTKDMVRKVFGIRCGDRLVVQKKGEHPQLRQIYIEEGQSRPFIQHAVKLLKACDVTDDLTIIRTWDLLCLATVIAPGSANLISLDYLDCMLDPRRTHEFAWDEHLLELAMQEVTKINSKTAEVVVPGNARKNEFWITGPFALLAVVYMDHLDFPPNQHIINYSIPRVCFVTSSDFKFVVQNDADRKILNNKTVFGRRPFLELSNTPYGVAAFSNRHHVEEPVEQPVEESEVNPSASLNEWLVFPTSQDLEVPAAYKHLYEKHRSIYGRDLDTTLKNFGVGLKQMHSQRMAALLIDIDAAKKEGDGPSVHFPNGGGVEDENMDGADRHDDEGTSNHDDEEIPAADSEETDNDEFVVEARAAVMDSRTLVVDMPQSAVLLDSSTGGDVAGEQVSVDSPVMSPINSPFARIPEGISVEAWNRAPDPPSMDLFSQDPDEVVVSEDQITIPAEEITPPADVPSVVKLDDTSSEQPKVMEATTPPIPSRDAEDHLGENVSPQHPTNTDVSVIKRARLVAADGKLSLIAGIPLNVGSTVLVAERSPSPSDVAADVVTKDASLWC